A genomic segment from Pseudomonas mendocina encodes:
- a CDS encoding asparaginase: protein MATPEKLLVLYTGGTIGMQMSADGLAPASGFEARMRTQQTSENASELPQWSFRELLPLIDSANMNPGHWLALRDEIVMAVEAHGHDAVLVLHGTDTLAYSAAALSFLLLGLDVPVVLTGAMQPAGVADGDAWPNLFGAMRELHRGVTPGVHLYFNGQLLHGARCSKLRSDAFDAFQVLPRQRQAEHVGLSALIDYRQVRQQVNLAVLPLHPALQAGHLGALLDSGVKGVLLECYGSGTGPAGDAELMAVLRDAHARGVVLAAISQCPQGHVQFGVYAAGSRLAEVGLVSCGGMTREAALGKLFALLGAGLTQAEVEYWLARDLCGEMSD from the coding sequence ATGGCGACCCCAGAAAAACTCCTGGTGCTGTACACAGGCGGCACCATCGGCATGCAGATGAGCGCAGACGGCCTGGCGCCGGCCTCGGGTTTCGAGGCACGCATGCGCACTCAGCAAACCAGCGAGAACGCCAGCGAGCTGCCGCAGTGGAGCTTCCGCGAGCTGCTGCCGCTGATCGATAGCGCGAATATGAACCCCGGCCACTGGCTGGCGCTACGTGACGAGATCGTCATGGCCGTGGAGGCCCACGGCCACGACGCCGTGCTGGTGCTGCATGGCACCGATACCCTGGCGTACAGCGCTGCAGCGCTTAGCTTCCTGCTGCTCGGCCTTGACGTGCCGGTGGTGCTGACCGGCGCCATGCAGCCAGCCGGCGTGGCCGATGGCGATGCCTGGCCCAATCTGTTCGGCGCCATGCGCGAGTTGCATCGCGGCGTGACGCCGGGTGTGCATCTGTACTTCAACGGCCAGCTGCTGCATGGCGCGCGTTGTTCGAAGCTACGTAGCGATGCCTTCGATGCCTTCCAGGTGCTGCCACGCCAGCGTCAGGCCGAGCATGTCGGGCTCAGCGCCCTCATCGACTACCGTCAGGTGCGACAGCAGGTCAACCTGGCCGTGCTGCCCCTGCACCCGGCGCTGCAGGCAGGTCATCTCGGTGCATTGCTCGACAGCGGCGTGAAGGGCGTGCTGCTGGAGTGCTACGGCAGCGGCACTGGCCCTGCGGGCGATGCAGAGTTGATGGCCGTGCTGCGTGATGCGCATGCGCGCGGGGTGGTGCTGGCAGCGATCAGCCAGTGCCCGCAGGGGCATGTACAGTTTGGCGTGTACGCCGCCGGCAGTCGTCTGGCCGAGGTCGGCCTGGTGTCCTGCGGTGGCATGACCCGCGAGGCTGCGCTGGGCAAGTTGTTCGCCCTGCTCGGTGCCGGATTGACGCAGGCCGAGGTGGAGTACTGGCTGGCGCGCGATCTCTGTGGTGAGATGAGCGACTGA
- a CDS encoding ABC transporter permease, which yields MSQVWNIARKELSDGLRNRWLLAISLLFAALAVGIAWLGAAASGQLGFTSIPATIASLASLATFLMPLIALLLAYDAIVGEDEGGTLMLLLTHPLGRGQILLGKFVGHGLILALAVMIGFGGAALAIGLLVEDVELATLAWAFGRFMLSSTLLGWVFLAMAYVLSARVSEKSSAAGLALGVWFLFVLVFDLALLALLVFSEGRFNPELLPWMLLLNPTDIYRLINLAGFDGSGMGVLTLGSDLPLPGSALWLCLLAWAGALLLLAYGVFGRRPT from the coding sequence ATGAGCCAGGTGTGGAACATCGCGCGCAAGGAGCTCAGCGACGGCCTACGCAATCGCTGGTTGTTGGCCATCAGTCTGCTGTTCGCCGCTCTGGCAGTGGGCATCGCCTGGCTCGGCGCGGCAGCCTCAGGGCAACTGGGTTTTACCTCGATCCCCGCGACCATCGCCAGCCTGGCGAGCCTGGCCACCTTTCTCATGCCGCTGATCGCCTTGCTGCTGGCCTATGACGCCATCGTCGGCGAGGACGAGGGCGGCACGCTGATGCTATTGCTGACCCACCCTCTGGGGCGTGGGCAGATACTGCTTGGCAAGTTCGTCGGCCACGGCCTGATCCTCGCCCTGGCGGTCATGATCGGCTTCGGCGGCGCGGCACTGGCCATCGGCCTGCTGGTGGAGGATGTCGAGCTGGCCACGCTGGCCTGGGCGTTCGGCCGCTTCATGCTGTCCTCGACGCTGCTCGGCTGGGTGTTCCTGGCGATGGCCTACGTGCTCAGCGCCAGGGTCAGCGAGAAATCCAGCGCGGCCGGCCTGGCGCTGGGGGTGTGGTTTCTCTTCGTGCTGGTGTTCGACCTGGCGTTGCTGGCGCTGCTGGTGTTCAGCGAAGGCCGGTTCAATCCAGAACTGCTGCCCTGGATGCTGTTGCTCAATCCCACCGACATCTACCGCCTGATCAACCTGGCCGGCTTCGACGGCAGCGGCATGGGCGTGCTGACGCTGGGCAGCGACCTGCCGCTGCCCGGCAGTGCGCTCTGGCTGTGTCTGCTGGCCTGGGCTGGTGCCCTGCTGCTGCTGGCCTACGGCGTGTTTGGTCGGCGACCGACCTGA
- a CDS encoding nitrous oxide reductase family maturation protein NosD, with protein MAQVQPISTLPLQAQGENRWLLPAGEYHGQFVIDQPMQLRCAAGAVLRADGQGSALIIEASDVSVEGCTLLNWGRDLTAMDAGVHIARAASNVVVRDNRLSGPGFGLWVDRSQNVSLIGNRIEGDPSIRSQDRGNGIHLFAVRGARVIDNHVRNTRDGIYIDTSHGNHLEGNVLEDLRYGVHYMFANDNRVIGNVTRRTRTGFALMQSRKLTVVGNRSEQDRNYGILMNYITYSTIRDNVVTDVQPGDTGGDSMISGDEGKALFIYNSLFNSIENNHFARSTLGIHLTAGSEDNRIAGNAFVDNQQQVKYVATRTQEWSVDGRGNYWSDYLGWDRNNDGLGDVAYEPNDNVDRLLWMYPQVRLLMNSPSIEVLRWVQRAFPVVRSPGVQDSHPLMRPPTATQSNTGLEAAP; from the coding sequence ATGGCACAGGTGCAGCCCATCTCGACCCTGCCGCTGCAGGCGCAGGGCGAGAACCGCTGGCTGCTGCCGGCGGGCGAGTACCACGGGCAGTTCGTCATCGACCAGCCCATGCAACTGCGTTGTGCGGCCGGCGCCGTGCTGCGGGCCGACGGGCAGGGCAGCGCGTTGATCATCGAAGCCAGCGACGTCAGCGTCGAAGGCTGCACCCTCCTCAACTGGGGGCGCGATCTCACCGCCATGGATGCCGGCGTGCATATCGCCCGCGCCGCCAGCAACGTGGTGGTGCGCGACAACCGCCTGAGCGGGCCGGGCTTCGGCCTTTGGGTCGACCGCAGCCAGAATGTCAGCCTGATCGGCAATCGCATCGAGGGCGATCCGAGTATCCGCTCGCAGGATCGTGGCAACGGCATCCATCTGTTCGCCGTACGCGGCGCGCGAGTGATCGACAACCACGTGCGCAACACCCGTGACGGCATCTACATCGACACCTCCCACGGCAACCACCTCGAGGGCAACGTCCTCGAGGACCTGCGCTACGGCGTGCACTACATGTTCGCCAACGACAACCGAGTGATCGGCAACGTCACCCGGCGCACCCGTACCGGCTTCGCGCTGATGCAGAGCCGCAAGCTGACCGTGGTCGGCAACCGCTCCGAGCAGGATCGCAACTACGGCATCCTGATGAACTACATCACCTACTCGACCATCCGCGACAACGTCGTCACCGACGTGCAACCCGGCGATACCGGTGGTGACAGCATGATCAGCGGCGACGAGGGCAAGGCGCTGTTCATCTACAACTCGCTGTTCAACAGCATCGAGAACAACCACTTCGCCCGCAGCACCCTGGGTATTCACCTCACCGCCGGCTCCGAGGACAACCGCATCGCCGGCAACGCCTTCGTCGACAACCAGCAGCAGGTGAAATACGTCGCCACCCGCACCCAGGAGTGGTCGGTGGACGGCCGCGGCAACTACTGGAGCGACTACCTGGGCTGGGACCGCAACAACGACGGCCTGGGCGACGTCGCCTACGAGCCGAACGACAACGTCGACCGCCTGCTGTGGATGTACCCGCAGGTGCGCCTGTTGATGAACAGCCCGAGCATCGAGGTGTTGCGCTGGGTACAGCGCGCATTCCCGGTGGTCAGGTCGCCAGGTGTGCAGGATAGCCATCCGCTGATGCGCCCGCCCACCGCAACACAGTCGAATACCGGCCTGGAGGCTGCGCCATGA
- a CDS encoding SUMF1/EgtB/PvdO family nonheme iron enzyme codes for MRALLVGAMLLGGCMQTSGIDESDWVRIAAGTARYQAADASGATFEQHSDGFAVMRRQVSQAEYAACVAANACLPLDGDLREASAADLAAVGVSWMDASAYAQWLTQRTGVVHRLPTYAEWVLAAGEAFQDIQAEVFDDARNPAQRWLAEYDRESRRKPLDPRPRAFGSQGSNANGLLDVAGNVWEWTDSCFGKGDFCGIRIAAGQHPSGLSDFVRDPISGACSVGVPPSNLGFRLVRE; via the coding sequence ATGAGAGCACTGCTGGTGGGTGCGATGCTGCTTGGCGGCTGCATGCAGACGAGCGGCATCGACGAAAGCGACTGGGTACGGATAGCCGCCGGCACTGCCCGGTACCAGGCCGCCGATGCCAGCGGTGCGACCTTCGAGCAACACAGCGACGGCTTCGCCGTCATGCGCCGCCAGGTCAGCCAGGCGGAGTACGCGGCCTGCGTCGCGGCCAACGCCTGCCTACCGCTGGATGGCGACTTGCGCGAGGCGAGCGCTGCCGACCTGGCGGCCGTGGGCGTCAGCTGGATGGACGCCAGCGCCTACGCCCAGTGGCTGACGCAACGCACCGGCGTGGTTCACCGTCTGCCGACTTATGCAGAGTGGGTCCTGGCCGCTGGCGAGGCGTTCCAGGACATTCAGGCAGAGGTTTTCGACGACGCCCGCAACCCGGCGCAGCGCTGGCTGGCGGAGTACGACCGCGAGTCCCGGCGCAAGCCGCTGGACCCGCGCCCGCGGGCCTTCGGCAGCCAGGGCAGCAACGCCAACGGCCTGCTCGATGTGGCCGGCAACGTCTGGGAGTGGACCGACAGCTGCTTCGGCAAGGGCGATTTCTGCGGTATCCGCATCGCTGCCGGGCAGCATCCCAGCGGGCTTTCCGACTTCGTCCGCGATCCGATCAGCGGTGCCTGCTCGGTAGGCGTGCCGCCGAGCAACCTGGGGTTTCGACTGGTACGGGAGTGA
- the tatA gene encoding twin-arginine translocase TatA/TatE family subunit, whose product MMGLSVWKLLIIALLVMMLFGTSRLRSIGSDLGGALSGFRRSMREEPVDGDEPRRELK is encoded by the coding sequence ATGATGGGCTTGAGTGTGTGGAAACTCCTGATCATCGCCCTGCTGGTGATGATGCTGTTCGGCACCAGCCGCCTGCGCAGCATTGGCTCTGACCTGGGCGGTGCGCTCAGCGGCTTTCGCCGCTCGATGCGTGAGGAGCCGGTCGACGGCGACGAACCCCGGCGGGAATTGAAGTAG
- a CDS encoding nitrous oxide reductase accessory protein NosL, whose product MNLYRPSAMALLATALAFALAACSDKEQTTQTLEPVAFHASDECHVCGMIIADFPGPKGEAVAGNGVKKFCSTAELLGWWLQPENRVSGARLYVHDMGRSVWEHPDDEHLIDATSAFYVIGISLKNAMGAPLASFASEEQAQQLAAMHGGRVLRFEEIDQALLQAAASQQHGGAMHGHAGH is encoded by the coding sequence ATGAACTTGTACCGCCCCAGCGCAATGGCGCTGCTCGCCACCGCTCTTGCCTTCGCGCTAGCCGCCTGTAGCGACAAGGAACAGACCACGCAGACACTGGAGCCGGTGGCCTTCCATGCCAGTGACGAATGCCATGTCTGCGGCATGATCATCGCCGACTTCCCCGGGCCCAAAGGTGAGGCGGTGGCCGGTAACGGCGTGAAGAAATTCTGCTCCACCGCCGAGCTGCTCGGCTGGTGGCTGCAGCCGGAGAACCGCGTCAGCGGCGCCCGGCTGTACGTCCACGACATGGGCCGCAGTGTGTGGGAGCACCCGGACGACGAACACCTGATCGATGCCACCAGCGCCTTCTACGTGATCGGCATTTCGCTGAAGAACGCCATGGGCGCGCCGTTGGCCAGCTTCGCCAGCGAGGAGCAGGCGCAGCAGTTGGCGGCCATGCACGGTGGGCGCGTGCTGCGCTTCGAGGAGATCGACCAGGCGCTGCTGCAGGCGGCGGCCAGCCAGCAGCATGGCGGCGCCATGCATGGTCACGCTGGCCACTAA
- a CDS encoding Crp/Fnr family transcriptional regulator: MPPELELIARLPLFSPLSDNGLEDAVAHAQQCDVLKGDFVFQQGEPARHFFFLLGGHLQISQLTAAGERVVVRYVCAGELFGIARAMALSHFPASAVAVENSSVLRWPSAQWESLSRVCPHLNDHVVRALGQRLQDAHQRIRELSTERVEQRLAHALLRLAQHSGRSTGNGVSIDFPLSRQNLAEMTGTTLHTVSRLLSAWKERGLLELGRQHVALLDLDGLARYAEPPETEHAQ; encoded by the coding sequence ATGCCACCCGAACTCGAGCTGATAGCACGTCTGCCGCTGTTCTCGCCCTTGAGCGACAACGGGCTCGAAGACGCTGTGGCGCATGCCCAGCAATGCGATGTCCTCAAGGGTGATTTCGTGTTCCAGCAGGGCGAGCCCGCTCGGCACTTCTTCTTTCTGCTCGGCGGCCACCTGCAGATCTCCCAGCTGACTGCGGCCGGCGAGCGCGTGGTGGTCCGCTACGTATGTGCCGGCGAGCTGTTCGGCATCGCCCGTGCCATGGCGCTGAGCCATTTTCCGGCGTCCGCCGTCGCCGTGGAGAACAGCAGCGTGCTGCGCTGGCCGTCGGCGCAGTGGGAGTCGCTCAGCCGGGTTTGCCCGCACTTGAACGATCATGTGGTGCGCGCGCTCGGGCAGCGCCTGCAGGACGCCCACCAGCGCATTCGCGAGCTGTCCACCGAGCGTGTCGAACAACGCCTGGCGCACGCCCTGCTGCGTCTGGCCCAGCACTCCGGGCGTAGCACCGGCAACGGCGTCAGCATCGATTTCCCCCTGTCGCGTCAGAACCTCGCGGAAATGACCGGCACCACCCTGCACACCGTCAGCCGTCTGCTTAGCGCCTGGAAGGAGCGCGGACTGCTGGAACTGGGGCGCCAGCACGTGGCGCTCCTCGACCTGGACGGCCTCGCCCGCTATGCCGAACCCCCGGAGACCGAGCATGCTCAATAA
- a CDS encoding ABC transporter ATP-binding protein, protein MNAVDIHSVSQRYGRMTVLHDLDLSLGEGEVLGLFGHNGAGKTTSMKLILGLLSPSAGEVRVLGRAPDDPQVRRQLGYLPENVMFYPQLSGRETLRHFARLKGAALSQVDELLEQVGLMPAAERRVKTYSKGMRQRLGLAQAILGEPRLLLLDEPTVGLDPIATQDLYQLIDRLRQRGTGIILCSHVLPGVEAHINRAAILAGGRLQAVGSLGELRSAAGLPVRIRATGIRAGEQLLQRWDAAGHSARSLGEQSVEVEALNGHKLPLLRQLLDEGAAQDIEIHQPSLEDLYRHYMERAGAAGAQEGRA, encoded by the coding sequence ATGAATGCCGTCGATATCCACAGCGTCAGCCAGCGTTATGGGCGCATGACCGTACTGCACGACCTCGACCTCAGCCTTGGTGAAGGTGAGGTCCTTGGGCTGTTCGGCCATAACGGGGCCGGCAAGACCACCAGCATGAAGCTGATCCTCGGTCTGCTGTCACCCAGTGCCGGCGAGGTGCGCGTGCTCGGTCGCGCGCCCGATGATCCACAGGTGCGTCGCCAGCTCGGCTACCTGCCGGAGAACGTCATGTTCTATCCGCAGCTCAGCGGTCGTGAAACCCTGCGTCACTTCGCCCGCCTCAAGGGCGCGGCGCTGAGCCAGGTCGACGAACTGCTGGAGCAGGTCGGCCTGATGCCTGCCGCCGAGCGGCGGGTGAAAACCTATTCCAAGGGCATGCGCCAGCGTCTCGGCCTGGCCCAGGCGATACTCGGCGAGCCGCGCCTGCTGCTGCTCGACGAGCCTACGGTGGGCCTCGACCCGATCGCCACCCAGGACCTCTACCAACTGATCGACCGCCTGCGCCAACGCGGCACCGGCATCATCCTCTGCTCACATGTGCTGCCGGGTGTGGAGGCGCACATCAATCGTGCGGCGATTCTCGCCGGCGGCCGGCTGCAGGCGGTCGGCAGCCTCGGCGAGCTACGCAGTGCCGCCGGCCTTCCGGTACGCATCCGTGCCACAGGTATTCGCGCCGGCGAACAGTTGCTGCAGCGCTGGGACGCAGCCGGCCACAGTGCGCGCAGCCTGGGTGAGCAGAGTGTCGAGGTGGAGGCGCTCAATGGCCACAAGCTGCCGCTGCTGCGCCAGTTGCTCGATGAGGGCGCTGCGCAGGACATCGAGATTCACCAGCCTTCGCTGGAGGATCTGTATCGCCATTACATGGAGCGTGCCGGCGCTGCGGGCGCACAGGAGGGCAGAGCATGA
- a CDS encoding Crp/Fnr family transcriptional regulator, whose translation MIASSGSQESSRVQHRVHHQILRSHHLFEPMADEQLDELLADSQLLNLDKGDILFMQGEPAHAFFFVISGAVKIYRLTPDGQEKVFEVIGERHTFAEAMMLMDTPDYVASAQALGPTQLYRFSNATYMRLLQGNSRLTFALLGKLCIRLHQRINEIETLSLKNATHRVVRYLLTQLARSEGDEVELPMARQLIAGHLSIQPETFSRIIRRLVDEEIITQQARVIRILDRQRLEQFE comes from the coding sequence ATGATCGCCTCGTCGGGCAGCCAGGAATCATCCCGGGTGCAGCATCGCGTTCATCACCAGATACTGCGCAGCCACCACCTGTTCGAGCCAATGGCCGACGAACAGCTGGACGAACTGCTGGCTGACAGCCAACTGCTCAACCTCGACAAGGGTGACATCCTGTTCATGCAGGGCGAGCCGGCGCACGCGTTCTTCTTCGTCATCTCCGGGGCGGTGAAGATCTACCGCCTGACCCCGGACGGCCAGGAAAAGGTGTTCGAGGTGATCGGCGAGCGCCACACCTTCGCCGAGGCGATGATGCTGATGGATACCCCTGACTACGTGGCCTCGGCCCAGGCGCTCGGCCCGACGCAGCTCTACCGCTTCTCCAACGCCACCTACATGCGCCTGCTGCAGGGCAACTCGCGGCTGACCTTCGCTCTGCTCGGCAAGTTGTGCATTCGCCTGCACCAGCGCATCAACGAGATCGAAACGCTGTCGCTGAAGAACGCCACGCACCGCGTGGTGCGTTACCTGCTCACCCAGTTGGCGCGCAGCGAGGGCGACGAAGTGGAGCTGCCGATGGCCCGCCAACTGATTGCCGGCCACCTGTCGATTCAGCCCGAGACTTTCTCACGCATCATTCGCCGCCTGGTCGACGAGGAGATCATCACCCAGCAGGCGCGGGTCATCCGTATCCTCGACCGGCAGCGCCTGGAACAGTTCGAGTAG
- a CDS encoding helix-turn-helix domain-containing protein — translation MSDSLGTNLKLLCSHYRSIAEVCRKLSINRAQFNRYLAGLSKPTTHNLKRICDFFGVEPFELAMPAEQFSRLIGARSGAAQLQSSSDPLLELFAPLRRQASPMERYCGYYFEYSNCMSVPGHVLLSLVHLREERGNYLFERQERQERQESTRGGSEDWVRCRYLGTAFFLQDRLFLVDYESLTGNEMSQTILIPSFKSRIIRLNGIKTGVSSGDRRTPACTRVVWQYLGNEINRVNAYRQLMLYAPDDARIDDDIRQRLGGAQLRGGLFEME, via the coding sequence ATGTCCGATTCCCTCGGCACCAACCTGAAACTGCTCTGCAGCCACTACCGCTCGATCGCCGAGGTGTGTCGCAAGCTGTCGATCAACCGCGCGCAGTTCAATCGCTACCTGGCCGGACTGAGCAAACCGACCACGCACAACCTCAAGCGCATCTGCGACTTCTTTGGTGTCGAACCCTTCGAACTGGCCATGCCGGCCGAGCAGTTTTCCCGCCTGATCGGCGCACGCAGCGGCGCCGCACAACTGCAAAGCAGCAGCGACCCGTTGCTGGAACTGTTCGCCCCGCTGCGTCGCCAGGCCAGCCCGATGGAGCGCTATTGCGGTTACTACTTCGAGTACTCCAACTGCATGTCGGTGCCTGGGCACGTGCTGCTGTCGCTGGTGCACCTGCGCGAGGAGCGCGGCAACTACCTGTTCGAGCGGCAGGAGCGCCAAGAGCGTCAGGAATCCACTCGCGGCGGCAGCGAGGACTGGGTGCGCTGCCGCTACCTGGGCACGGCGTTCTTCCTGCAGGACCGCCTGTTTCTGGTGGACTACGAGTCGCTCACCGGCAACGAGATGAGCCAGACCATCCTCATCCCCAGCTTCAAGAGCCGCATCATCCGCCTCAACGGCATCAAGACCGGCGTCTCCAGCGGCGACCGCCGTACCCCGGCCTGCACCCGCGTGGTCTGGCAGTACCTGGGCAACGAGATCAACCGGGTCAACGCCTATCGTCAGTTGATGCTCTACGCCCCGGACGATGCACGGATCGACGACGACATCCGCCAGCGCCTGGGCGGCGCGCAGCTGCGCGGTGGACTGTTCGAAATGGAGTGA
- the nirK gene encoding copper-containing nitrite reductase, with product MKGFKPLLIASAIALSFTSTSLLADTTDGLERVKVDLVAPPQVHAHEQATSSKPKVVQFRMTIEEKKMVIDGQGTTLQAMTFDGSMPGPTMVVHEGDYVELTLVNPASNSMPHNIDFHAATGALGGAKLTQVAPGEEVVLRFKADRSGTFVYHCAPEGMVAWHVLAGMSGTLMVLPRDGLKDPEGKPLHYDRAYTIGEFDLYIPKDKDGKYKDYADLGSSFQDSREAMRTLIPTHVVFNGKVGALTGDGALTAKVGETVLFIHSQANRDTRPHLIGGHGDWVWETGKFDNPPEKNLETWFIRGGSAGAALYTFKQPGVYAYVNHNLIEAMELGAAGHVKVEGEWNDDLMKQIKAPGPITAK from the coding sequence ATGAAAGGGTTCAAACCGCTACTGATCGCCAGCGCCATCGCCCTGAGCTTCACCAGCACCTCGCTGCTGGCCGACACCACCGATGGCCTGGAGCGGGTCAAGGTCGATCTGGTCGCGCCGCCACAAGTGCATGCACATGAGCAGGCCACCAGCAGCAAGCCGAAAGTGGTGCAGTTCCGCATGACCATCGAGGAGAAGAAGATGGTCATCGACGGTCAGGGCACCACCCTGCAGGCCATGACTTTCGACGGTTCCATGCCCGGCCCGACCATGGTCGTGCACGAGGGTGACTACGTCGAGCTCACCCTGGTCAACCCGGCCAGCAACAGCATGCCGCACAACATCGACTTCCATGCCGCCACTGGCGCGCTGGGCGGCGCCAAGCTGACCCAGGTGGCCCCGGGCGAAGAAGTGGTGCTGCGCTTCAAGGCCGACCGCAGCGGCACCTTCGTCTACCACTGCGCGCCGGAAGGCATGGTCGCCTGGCATGTGCTCGCCGGCATGAGCGGCACCCTGATGGTGTTGCCGCGCGACGGCCTCAAGGACCCGGAAGGCAAGCCGCTGCACTACGATCGCGCCTACACCATCGGCGAATTCGACCTGTACATTCCCAAGGACAAGGACGGCAAGTACAAGGACTATGCCGACCTCGGCTCCAGCTTCCAGGACTCGCGCGAAGCGATGCGCACCCTGATCCCGACCCACGTGGTGTTCAACGGCAAGGTCGGTGCACTGACCGGCGACGGCGCCCTGACCGCCAAGGTTGGCGAGACCGTGCTGTTCATCCATTCGCAGGCCAACCGCGACACCCGTCCGCACCTGATCGGTGGCCACGGCGACTGGGTCTGGGAAACCGGCAAGTTCGACAACCCGCCGGAGAAGAACCTGGAAACCTGGTTCATCCGCGGCGGCTCTGCGGGTGCTGCGCTGTACACCTTCAAGCAGCCGGGCGTATACGCCTACGTCAACCACAACCTGATCGAGGCGATGGAGCTGGGCGCTGCCGGCCACGTCAAGGTGGAAGGCGAGTGGAACGATGACCTGATGAAGCAGATCAAGGCCCCCGGCCCGATCACTGCGAAGTAA
- a CDS encoding alanine/glycine:cation symporter family protein, with the protein MLDLLNDLIWSKLLIVMLIGLGLFFTIASRFVQFRYFSSMFRIFAEAFQRQPGQLSSFQALMLSVAGRVGAGNIAGVSVAIMLGGPGAIFWMWVVALVGMATSYFECSLAQLYKRREPDGTYRGGPAFYIQHGLGQRWLGIVVSLLLLVTFGFGFNAVQSFTVASSLHDTFGLPTIASGLILTVVIGLIIFGGIKRIAQFADVLVPIMAFSYIGMALVVIGMNFGEVPATFALIVKSAFGLEPAFAGGIGAAIMMGVKRGLFSNEAGLGSAPNVAAVAEVKHPAAQGIVQSLSVFIDTLLVCTSTALIILLSGVYQPGSEMAGVVLTQTALAAEVGEWGRVFVSIALLLFVFTTLIYNYYLGENALGFFTEKRSPVMVYRVLVVCLVLWGSVQDLGTVFAFADVTMGLLAICNLIALALLFKVGLRLMRDYDSQIKAGIDSPVFDPKKFADLDLDPKAWHATVDAPAHADELGERAYQR; encoded by the coding sequence ATGCTAGATCTTCTCAATGACCTCATCTGGAGCAAGCTGCTGATCGTGATGCTGATCGGTCTCGGCCTGTTCTTCACCATCGCCTCACGTTTCGTCCAGTTCCGTTACTTCAGCAGCATGTTTCGCATCTTCGCCGAGGCCTTCCAGCGCCAGCCGGGACAGCTCAGCTCGTTCCAGGCCCTGATGCTCTCGGTGGCCGGCCGCGTCGGCGCCGGCAACATCGCCGGTGTATCCGTGGCGATCATGCTCGGTGGCCCAGGCGCCATCTTCTGGATGTGGGTCGTGGCTCTGGTCGGCATGGCCACCAGCTACTTCGAGTGCTCCCTGGCGCAGCTCTACAAGCGTCGTGAGCCCGATGGCACCTACCGTGGTGGTCCGGCGTTCTACATCCAGCACGGCCTCGGTCAGCGCTGGCTGGGTATCGTCGTCTCTCTGCTGCTGCTGGTGACCTTCGGCTTCGGCTTCAACGCCGTGCAGTCGTTCACCGTCGCCAGCTCGCTGCATGACACCTTCGGCCTGCCGACCATCGCCAGCGGCCTGATCCTGACCGTGGTGATCGGCCTGATCATCTTCGGCGGCATCAAGCGCATCGCCCAGTTCGCCGATGTTCTGGTACCGATCATGGCGTTCTCCTACATCGGCATGGCGCTGGTGGTGATCGGCATGAACTTCGGTGAAGTGCCTGCGACCTTCGCCCTGATCGTCAAGAGCGCCTTCGGTCTGGAGCCGGCCTTCGCTGGCGGTATCGGCGCGGCCATCATGATGGGCGTCAAGCGCGGCCTGTTCTCCAACGAAGCCGGTCTGGGCAGCGCACCGAACGTCGCCGCCGTCGCCGAGGTCAAACACCCGGCCGCGCAGGGCATCGTGCAGTCGCTGAGCGTATTCATCGACACCCTGCTGGTGTGCACCAGCACCGCGCTGATCATCCTGCTCTCCGGCGTTTATCAGCCGGGCAGCGAAATGGCCGGTGTCGTCCTGACCCAGACCGCTCTGGCCGCCGAAGTCGGCGAGTGGGGCCGCGTATTCGTCAGCATCGCCCTGCTGCTGTTCGTCTTCACCACTCTGATCTACAACTACTACCTCGGCGAAAACGCGCTGGGCTTCTTCACCGAGAAGCGTTCGCCGGTGATGGTCTACCGTGTGCTGGTGGTTTGCCTGGTACTCTGGGGCTCGGTACAGGATCTGGGCACCGTGTTTGCCTTCGCCGACGTGACCATGGGTCTGCTGGCGATCTGCAACCTGATCGCCCTGGCGCTGCTGTTCAAGGTGGGCCTGCGCCTGATGCGTGACTACGATTCGCAGATCAAGGCTGGTATCGATTCGCCAGTGTTCGACCCGAAGAAGTTCGCCGACCTGGATCTCGACCCCAAGGCCTGGCATGCCACTGTAGATGCCCCGGCCCACGCCGATGAACTGGGTGAGCGCGCTTACCAGCGCTGA